In Gemmatimonadales bacterium, the sequence GCTGGCCGCGTTTCAGCAGGCGCTGGCCCTGTCACCGGCCCACAACGGCTCCCTCTATGGCGTCGCACTCGTGTCCCGGCGGCTGGGACACTGGGATGCGGCCGTCCAAAGCCTGCGGCGCGCCGTCGCCGACAATCCCCGGGATGTAGGGATTCAGGCGGGGTTAGGCGAGACCCTCTTCCTGATGAAGCGATACCAGGAGGCACTCGCCGAGCTGGACAAGGCCTTGAGTATCGACCCAGCGAACTACTTCAGCTGGAATTACCGCGCGTATATCCGCCTTGCGCTGACGGGTGACTTCGCGGCCGCCCGTGCTGAATTCGCCCGTGCTCCCGAGGAGATCCGACAGAGGAGTCTCTCGAATTTCCAGATGGTTGTGGTCGGGCCGGTCGGGGCGCGGCTCCTGAGCCCCGAGAGCGAAGACTCCCTCCTGCGGGTCCCGATGAGTCCACTCGATGCCGATTCGGCGACCTACTACCTCGCCCGGGCAACCGGGTATCAGTACCTCGAACGACCGGCCGTGGCCCGAGCGTACTTCGATTCCGCCGCGGCCCGACTTCGCCGGGTGGTGGCCCAGCAGCCTGACGATCCGGAGGTGCACGCGAACCTGGGGGTCGCCTTGGCCGGGCTGGGTCAGGCGGAAGCGGGACTGCAGGAAGCCCGCCGGGCCGTCGAGCTGCTGCCGTTCGACCGGGATCAGCTTGCCAACGCCGGCCTCGTCCTCGTGCAAACGCGGATCGAGGTCCTGGCGGGGCATCACGACGAGGCGGTGGCGCACCTGCGAAGCCTGCTGGCGCAGCCGGGGCTGGTGTCGGTGGGGTACCTCAAGGCCTCGCCCGAGTGGGCGCCACTCCGGTCGAGGGCGGATTTCCAACAGCTCCTCGGTGCCGCCGGGACGTGATCCGCCAGCTGGGGGCGCTCCCTCGGCTTCCCGGTCCCGGTCCGGGCCGTTACCCACTTCGTTCCCGCGGGTTACTTTTCTCTACCCAATAGCCTTCACAATCTCTCCAGCCCCAGCTGGAACCTATGGACCTGCCTGGCCAACTGCAGGTGGCGCTGGCGATGTTCAGCATCAGCGGCTACCTCCAGCGCGAGCCCGACCGCGCCTTCAACCGGATGGCCCGCGGGCTTCATCTCGACGTCCTCATCGGCTCATGAGCGCCGAACTGCGCACCCGGCTACTACTCCTGGCGCTCGGGGACACCGACTCCGCCCTGGCGGTTCTCAAGACCTCTGCCAACCAGCACAAGTGGTGGTTCGGCTTCAACTACCGCTGGGCGCCACTGCAGAACGACCCGCGCTATCAGGCGCTGCTGCGGCAGATCGGTGCAGTCCAGTGACCGCGAGCTCCTCGTCCCTCGCCGCGGCATTGGCCGAGCGCTACGTGCTGGAGCGGGAGCTGGGGGCGGGGGGCATGGCGACGGTGTATCTGGCCGAGGACGTGCGGCATCGGCGCAAGGTGGCGGTCAAGGTGCTCCGCCCCGAGCTGGCGGCCAGCATGGGCCCGGACCGCTTTCTCCGGGAGATCGAGATCGCGGCCCAGCTGCAGCACCCCCACATC encodes:
- a CDS encoding protein kinase, whose protein sequence is MTASSSSLAAALAERYVLERELGAGGMATVYLAEDVRHRRKVAVKVLRPELAASMGPDRFLREIEIAAQLQHPHI